Proteins from a single region of Streptomyces sp. TN58:
- the cobT gene encoding nicotinate-nucleotide--dimethylbenzimidazole phosphoribosyltransferase, with translation MTDTGQVPGEGLPDNTGMVDQQGLPAPVQIPAPMPGYAFQDLMDDPAEPEDEELLLMPSAQGSWSDPQVVPQVPDFPVEPQHAEQQAYADASFGAGTAYAAAPAAYPEPAAYTEYPQPAFPDGSYSAGAHETGGRDSGALGLGGLVPPPAAPAAPVAPARRPLHMGPPMPDATGGVVRSLADRGPAAAPAAPAQAAPPAPTAPTAPTTPLHQAGPPTMGPEYLDVPRAEAAQDPAAPQLAEVPPQAGAPWTPEQAPAPEQQAPAPEPVPAAEPPAAEAAQAPAPEDAPQPGPAPEPVGAAQEPETESEPLPAESAQAPAQPEAAPSEALPAAEAPEPNAAEAPPVVEPAAAEAPAAEAPAAVPGAVAPAVPAEPVQPVQPAEPVEAVATGPVQPGPAEAAPAPVPVEPVAVEPQPVPAAPEEQAAPAVTPEPVQPEPVQAEPVQPEPAPVAPAEVAEVPEVAPAEPVAAEAAPVPVEPAAAEPQPVAATAEEPVEEPVEAAEPVEATAAAPDAAEEQPEAVVAAEPPAGEPAPGYADAEREAVLRVMRERRDIRKGFRTDPIPHEVLLRVLEAAHTAPSVGHSQPWDFVVIRSADTRRTMHELAQRQREAYAKSLPKGRAKQFKELKIEAILDTPVNIVVTADPTRGGRHTLGRHTQPQMAPYSSALAVENLWLAARAEGLGVGWVSFFDEREMVRELGLPEHLEVVAYLCVGYVDEFPEEPELAQAGWSQRRPLSWVVHEETYGRRALPGEEPHDLLSETVASIRPLDAKALGEAWERQKRMTKPAGALGMLEIISAQLAGLSRVCPPPIPEPAAVAIFAGDHGVHAQGVTPWPQEVTTQMVANFLGGGAVCNAFANQVGAEVCVIDVGVAGDLPATPGLLPRKVRPGTADLSTGPAMTREETIAAIEVGIETARDLVAAGNKALLTGEMGIANTTVSAALISVFTGVDPSEVTGRGTGINDETHARKVDVVRRALELHQPDPADPIGVLAAIGGLEHAAIVGLLLGGASLRTPVILDGVSAGAAALVARAIAPESLSACIAGHRSAEPGHVAALNKLGLRPLVDLDLRLGEGTGALLALPLVQSAARAMHEVATFDSAGVTEK, from the coding sequence ATGACTGACACCGGCCAGGTCCCGGGCGAGGGTCTCCCGGACAACACGGGCATGGTGGATCAGCAGGGCCTCCCCGCCCCGGTCCAGATCCCGGCACCCATGCCCGGCTACGCCTTCCAGGACCTCATGGACGACCCGGCCGAGCCGGAGGACGAGGAACTGCTGCTGATGCCGAGCGCGCAGGGTTCCTGGAGCGACCCGCAGGTCGTCCCGCAGGTCCCCGACTTCCCCGTGGAGCCCCAGCACGCCGAGCAGCAGGCGTACGCCGACGCCTCCTTCGGCGCCGGCACCGCGTACGCGGCCGCCCCGGCGGCGTACCCCGAGCCCGCCGCGTACACCGAGTACCCCCAGCCCGCCTTCCCCGACGGCTCCTACAGCGCGGGCGCCCACGAGACGGGCGGCCGGGACTCCGGAGCACTCGGCCTCGGCGGCCTCGTCCCGCCGCCCGCGGCTCCCGCCGCCCCGGTCGCCCCCGCCCGGCGGCCGCTGCACATGGGCCCGCCCATGCCCGACGCCACCGGCGGAGTCGTGCGCTCCCTCGCGGACCGCGGACCGGCCGCGGCGCCCGCCGCGCCCGCGCAGGCCGCTCCGCCCGCCCCGACCGCCCCCACGGCGCCCACGACCCCGCTCCACCAGGCCGGCCCCCCGACCATGGGGCCCGAGTACCTGGACGTCCCCCGCGCGGAGGCCGCCCAGGACCCCGCCGCCCCGCAGCTCGCCGAGGTCCCGCCGCAGGCCGGCGCCCCGTGGACCCCGGAGCAGGCCCCCGCACCGGAGCAGCAGGCCCCCGCGCCGGAACCGGTCCCGGCCGCCGAGCCGCCGGCGGCCGAGGCCGCCCAGGCTCCCGCGCCGGAGGACGCGCCCCAGCCCGGCCCGGCCCCCGAGCCGGTCGGGGCCGCCCAGGAGCCGGAGACCGAGTCTGAGCCGCTGCCGGCGGAATCCGCGCAGGCCCCCGCCCAGCCCGAGGCCGCACCGTCCGAGGCGCTGCCCGCCGCAGAGGCCCCCGAGCCGAACGCCGCCGAGGCACCGCCCGTCGTCGAGCCGGCTGCCGCCGAGGCACCGGCCGCCGAGGCACCGGCCGCCGTACCCGGGGCCGTCGCTCCGGCCGTGCCCGCCGAGCCCGTCCAGCCCGTCCAGCCCGCCGAACCGGTCGAGGCCGTCGCCACCGGGCCGGTCCAGCCGGGGCCGGCCGAAGCCGCCCCCGCCCCCGTCCCGGTCGAGCCGGTGGCCGTCGAGCCGCAGCCAGTGCCCGCCGCCCCCGAGGAGCAGGCGGCCCCGGCCGTCACGCCCGAGCCGGTCCAGCCCGAGCCCGTCCAGGCCGAGCCGGTCCAGCCCGAGCCCGCGCCGGTCGCCCCCGCGGAGGTCGCGGAGGTCCCGGAGGTCGCCCCCGCGGAGCCGGTGGCGGCCGAAGCCGCCCCCGTCCCGGTCGAGCCGGCGGCCGCCGAGCCGCAGCCCGTCGCGGCCACCGCCGAGGAGCCCGTCGAGGAGCCCGTCGAGGCCGCCGAGCCGGTCGAGGCCACCGCGGCCGCGCCCGACGCGGCGGAGGAGCAGCCCGAGGCGGTCGTCGCGGCCGAGCCCCCGGCCGGCGAGCCGGCCCCCGGCTACGCCGACGCCGAGCGCGAGGCCGTCCTGCGCGTGATGCGCGAGCGCCGCGACATCCGCAAGGGCTTCCGCACCGACCCGATCCCGCACGAGGTGCTGCTCCGCGTCCTGGAGGCGGCCCACACCGCGCCCAGCGTCGGCCACTCCCAGCCCTGGGACTTCGTCGTCATCCGCTCCGCCGACACCCGCCGGACGATGCACGAGCTCGCCCAGCGCCAGCGCGAGGCCTACGCGAAGTCGCTGCCCAAGGGCCGGGCCAAGCAGTTCAAGGAACTGAAGATCGAGGCCATCCTCGACACCCCGGTCAACATCGTCGTCACCGCCGACCCCACCCGCGGCGGCCGCCACACCCTCGGCCGGCACACCCAGCCGCAGATGGCCCCGTACTCCTCGGCCCTCGCCGTCGAGAACCTCTGGCTCGCCGCGCGCGCCGAAGGCCTCGGCGTCGGCTGGGTGAGCTTCTTCGACGAGCGCGAGATGGTCCGCGAGCTCGGCCTGCCGGAACACCTGGAGGTCGTCGCGTACCTGTGCGTCGGCTACGTCGACGAGTTCCCCGAGGAGCCCGAGCTGGCCCAGGCCGGCTGGTCGCAGCGCCGCCCGCTCTCCTGGGTGGTCCACGAGGAGACGTACGGCCGCCGCGCGCTGCCGGGGGAGGAGCCGCACGACCTGCTCTCCGAGACGGTCGCCAGCATCCGCCCCCTCGACGCGAAGGCGCTCGGCGAGGCCTGGGAGCGGCAGAAGCGCATGACCAAGCCGGCGGGCGCCCTCGGCATGCTGGAGATCATCTCGGCGCAGCTGGCGGGCCTGTCCCGGGTCTGCCCGCCGCCGATCCCGGAACCGGCAGCCGTCGCGATCTTCGCGGGAGACCACGGCGTGCACGCCCAGGGCGTCACCCCGTGGCCCCAGGAGGTCACCACGCAGATGGTCGCCAACTTCCTGGGCGGCGGAGCGGTCTGCAACGCCTTCGCCAACCAGGTGGGCGCCGAGGTCTGCGTCATCGACGTCGGCGTCGCGGGCGACCTGCCCGCCACCCCGGGCCTGCTGCCCCGCAAGGTCCGCCCGGGTACGGCGGACCTGTCCACCGGCCCCGCGATGACCCGCGAGGAGACGATCGCGGCCATCGAGGTCGGCATCGAGACGGCCCGAGACCTCGTCGCGGCGGGCAACAAGGCACTCCTCACGGGCGAGATGGGCATCGCGAACACCACCGTCTCCGCGGCCCTGATCTCGGTCTTCACGGGAGTCGACCCGTCGGAGGTCACCGGCCGCGGCACCGGCATCAACGACGAGACGCACGCCCGCAAGGTCGACGTCGTACGCCGTGCCCTGGAGCTCCACCAGCCCGACCCGGCGGACCCGATCGGCGTCCTCGCCGCGATCGGCGGCCTGGAGCACGCGGCGATCGTGGGCCTCCTCCTCGGCGGCGCGTCCCTGCGTACGCCGGTGATCCTGGACGGCGTCAGCGCCGGAGCCGCCGCGCTCGTGGCCCGTGCCATCGCCCCCGAGTCGCTGTCGGCCTGCATCGCGGGCCACCGCAGCGCCGAGCCGGGCCACGTGGCGGCCCTGAACAAGCTCGGCCTGCGCCCCCTGGTCGACCTCGACCTCCGCCTCGGCGAGGGCACGGGCGCCCTGCTGGCCCTCCCGCTGGTCCAGAGCGCGGCCCGCGCGATGCACGAGGTCGCCACCTTCGACTCGGCGGGCGTCACGGAGAAATAA
- the cobA gene encoding uroporphyrinogen-III C-methyltransferase has product MADTPAYPVGLRLAGRRVVVIGGGQVAQRRLPALIAAGADVLLVSPSATPSVDAMAETGEIRWERRRYQDGDLAGAWYALIATQHRDVNERASAEAEREHVWCVRADDASAATAWTPATGRIEGVTVAVLTGNDPRRSAAVRDAVVEGLRDGSLAAPGHRHKSTPGVALVGGGPGDPDLITVRGRRLLAEADVVIADRLGPRDLLDELPPHVEVIDAAKIPYGRFMAQEAINNALIEHAKAGKAVVRLKGGDPYVFGRGMEELQALAAEGIPCTVVPGISSSISVPAAVGIPVTHRGVAHEFTVVSGHVGPDDPRSLVDWASLAKLTGTLVVLMGVDKIGLIAEALVRYGRSADTPVAVVQEGTTATQRRVDATLATVGETVRAEEVRPPAVIVIGEVVRVGAADLPTAGA; this is encoded by the coding sequence ATGGCCGACACCCCCGCCTACCCCGTAGGACTCCGCCTCGCCGGCCGCCGCGTCGTCGTCATCGGCGGTGGCCAGGTCGCCCAGCGCCGTCTCCCGGCGCTCATCGCCGCCGGCGCCGACGTCCTGCTCGTCTCGCCCTCCGCCACCCCCTCCGTGGACGCCATGGCCGAGACCGGCGAGATCCGCTGGGAGCGCCGCCGCTACCAGGACGGCGACCTCGCCGGCGCCTGGTACGCCCTCATCGCCACGCAGCACCGCGACGTCAACGAGCGGGCCTCCGCCGAGGCCGAGCGCGAGCACGTCTGGTGCGTCCGCGCCGACGACGCCTCCGCGGCCACCGCCTGGACCCCGGCCACCGGCCGCATCGAAGGCGTCACCGTCGCCGTGCTGACGGGCAACGACCCGCGCCGGTCCGCCGCCGTCCGCGACGCCGTGGTGGAGGGCCTGCGCGACGGCAGCCTCGCCGCCCCCGGCCACCGCCACAAGTCCACCCCCGGCGTCGCCCTCGTCGGCGGCGGCCCCGGCGACCCGGACCTGATCACCGTGCGCGGCCGCCGCCTCCTCGCCGAGGCCGACGTGGTCATCGCCGACCGGCTCGGCCCCCGCGACCTGCTCGACGAACTCCCCCCGCACGTCGAGGTCATCGACGCCGCGAAGATCCCGTACGGCCGGTTCATGGCCCAGGAGGCCATCAACAACGCGCTGATCGAGCACGCCAAGGCCGGCAAGGCCGTGGTCCGCCTCAAGGGCGGCGACCCGTACGTCTTCGGCCGCGGGATGGAGGAGCTCCAGGCACTCGCCGCGGAGGGCATCCCGTGCACCGTCGTGCCGGGCATCTCCAGCTCCATCTCGGTGCCCGCCGCCGTCGGCATTCCGGTCACCCACCGGGGCGTGGCGCACGAGTTCACCGTGGTCAGCGGCCACGTCGGCCCCGACGACCCGCGCTCCCTCGTGGACTGGGCCTCCCTCGCCAAGCTCACGGGCACGCTGGTGGTCCTGATGGGCGTCGACAAGATCGGCCTCATCGCCGAGGCGCTCGTCCGGTACGGCCGCTCCGCCGACACCCCCGTCGCCGTCGTCCAGGAGGGCACCACCGCCACGCAGCGCCGCGTGGACGCCACCCTCGCCACGGTCGGCGAGACGGTCCGCGCCGAGGAGGTCAGGCCGCCCGCGGTCATCGTCATCGGCGAGGTCGTCCGCGTCGGGGCCGCAGACCTTCCCACCGCCGGCGCCTGA
- the cbiE gene encoding precorrin-6y C5,15-methyltransferase (decarboxylating) subunit CbiE translates to MADRVTVIGWDGSPLTSAARSALSAATLVAGAAHHLALPEVPPTAERIRLGSLGLAARRIAGHRGTAVVFADGDPGFFGVVRTLRAPEHGLEVEVVPAVSSVAAAFARAGMPWDDAQVVVAHPRTLRRAVNVCRAHTKVAVLTSPGAGPAELALLLDGVHRTFVVCEELGTEREQVSVLTSDKAADHSWRDPNVVIVIGGAGQTQAAEPGWLLGQSAALGADRGWARPQPGAGEGEGESALLHAAQLARLGPRTGDLVWDIGTGSGAVAVDAAALGAAVIAVDAAPGARERVTAAARKRGVQLQFVAGRAPHVLENLPEPDVVRVGGGGAEVVAAVAERRPERIVSHASTRDQAEAVGRVLTEHGYDVECALLQAVGLDPRTWAEQDRSVVFLLAAQRPVTR, encoded by the coding sequence ATGGCCGACCGGGTCACGGTGATCGGCTGGGACGGTTCGCCCCTGACCTCGGCCGCCCGGTCCGCGCTCTCCGCCGCCACCCTCGTGGCCGGAGCCGCCCACCACCTCGCCCTCCCCGAAGTCCCGCCCACCGCCGAACGCATCCGCCTCGGCAGTCTGGGCCTGGCCGCCCGCCGCATCGCGGGCCACCGCGGCACCGCTGTCGTCTTCGCCGACGGCGACCCCGGCTTCTTCGGTGTCGTACGCACCCTGCGCGCCCCGGAGCACGGCCTGGAGGTCGAGGTCGTCCCCGCCGTCTCCTCCGTCGCCGCGGCCTTCGCCCGCGCCGGCATGCCCTGGGACGACGCCCAGGTGGTCGTCGCCCACCCCCGCACCCTGCGGCGCGCCGTCAACGTCTGCCGCGCCCACACCAAGGTCGCCGTCCTCACCTCGCCCGGCGCCGGCCCCGCCGAACTCGCCCTCCTCCTCGACGGGGTCCACCGCACCTTCGTCGTCTGCGAGGAACTGGGCACGGAACGCGAGCAGGTGAGCGTCCTCACCTCGGACAAGGCCGCCGACCACAGCTGGCGCGACCCTAACGTCGTCATCGTCATCGGCGGCGCGGGCCAGACCCAGGCCGCCGAGCCCGGCTGGCTGCTCGGCCAGAGCGCCGCCCTCGGGGCCGACCGCGGCTGGGCCCGCCCGCAGCCCGGCGCGGGGGAGGGCGAGGGGGAGTCGGCACTGCTGCACGCGGCCCAACTCGCCCGGCTCGGCCCCCGTACCGGCGACCTCGTCTGGGACATCGGCACCGGATCCGGTGCCGTGGCCGTGGACGCGGCCGCCCTCGGCGCCGCCGTCATCGCCGTGGACGCCGCCCCGGGGGCCCGCGAGCGGGTCACCGCCGCCGCCCGCAAGCGAGGAGTGCAACTGCAGTTCGTCGCCGGGCGCGCCCCGCACGTCCTGGAGAACCTGCCCGAACCCGACGTCGTCCGCGTCGGCGGGGGCGGCGCCGAGGTCGTCGCGGCCGTCGCCGAACGGCGACCCGAACGGATCGTCAGCCACGCCTCCACACGCGACCAGGCGGAGGCCGTCGGCCGCGTACTCACCGAACACGGTTACGACGTCGAGTGCGCCCTCCTCCAGGCCGTCGGCCTCGACCCCCGCACCTGGGCCGAACAGGACCGTTCCGTGGTGTTCCTCCTGGCAGCTCAGCGCCCTGTCACCCGCTGA
- a CDS encoding TrmH family RNA methyltransferase: MADLITITDPDDPRLHDYTGLTDVELRRRREPAEGLFIAEGEKVIRRAKDAGYEMRSMLLSAKWVDVMRDVIDELPAPVYAVSPDLAERVTGYHVHRGALASMQRKPLPTAGDILATTRRVAVMEAVNDHTNIGAIFRSAAALGMDAVLLSPDCADPLYRRSVKVSMGAVFSVPYARLEAWPKSLDQVREAGFKLLALTPHEKATPIEVAAPQSLERVALMLGAEGDGLSTQALVAADEWVRIPMAHGVDSLNVGAAAAVAFYAVAQGRP, encoded by the coding sequence GTGGCTGATCTCATCACCATCACCGACCCCGACGACCCGCGCCTGCACGACTACACGGGCCTGACCGACGTCGAGCTCCGGCGCAGGCGCGAGCCCGCGGAAGGCCTCTTCATCGCCGAGGGCGAGAAGGTCATCAGACGGGCCAAGGACGCCGGGTACGAGATGCGCTCGATGCTGCTCTCCGCCAAGTGGGTCGACGTCATGCGCGACGTCATCGACGAACTCCCGGCGCCGGTCTACGCCGTCAGCCCCGACCTCGCCGAACGCGTCACCGGCTACCACGTGCACCGCGGAGCCCTCGCCTCCATGCAGCGCAAACCGCTGCCCACGGCCGGGGACATCCTTGCCACGACCCGCCGCGTGGCCGTCATGGAAGCGGTCAACGACCACACCAACATCGGGGCCATCTTCCGCAGCGCCGCCGCCCTCGGCATGGACGCGGTGCTGCTGTCGCCCGACTGCGCCGACCCGCTCTACCGGCGCTCGGTGAAGGTCTCCATGGGCGCGGTGTTCTCCGTGCCCTACGCCCGCCTGGAGGCCTGGCCCAAGAGCCTGGACCAGGTGCGCGAGGCCGGCTTCAAGCTGCTGGCGCTGACCCCGCACGAGAAGGCGACGCCGATCGAGGTGGCCGCCCCGCAGTCCCTGGAGCGGGTCGCCCTGATGCTCGGCGCCGAGGGCGACGGCCTGTCCACGCAGGCGCTCGTCGCCGCCGACGAGTGGGTGCGCATCCCCATGGCCCACGGCGTGGACTCCCTGAACGTGGGCGCCGCCGCGGCGGTCGCCTTCTACGCGGTGGCCCAGGGCCGCCCGTAG
- a CDS encoding RNA polymerase sigma factor, with protein sequence MDLLKDPDLVVTELGPLLSAEAAAEAPGAGVDAADLEQAVWVRLLESGRHAPDPADPAEPARWLRRAVRAEARLARRRARREIPYDQRRHRVDDHRPRAGTAGGPGAGPGPEREPEDALMHGEDNRALRSAVARLPGRCPELMRALLSPRDLTYREIAGELGISQGSLGPVRSRCLGCLRRMLAAEVAAPGLRGMER encoded by the coding sequence ATGGACCTGCTGAAGGACCCCGACCTCGTCGTCACCGAACTGGGCCCGCTGCTCTCCGCGGAGGCCGCGGCGGAGGCCCCGGGCGCCGGAGTGGACGCCGCCGACCTCGAACAAGCCGTATGGGTCAGGCTGCTGGAGAGCGGCCGACACGCACCCGACCCCGCCGACCCGGCCGAGCCGGCCCGCTGGCTGCGCCGCGCGGTCCGGGCCGAGGCCCGGCTCGCCCGCCGCCGCGCCCGCCGCGAGATCCCCTACGACCAGCGGCGGCACCGCGTGGACGACCACCGTCCGCGGGCCGGCACCGCCGGCGGGCCCGGAGCCGGGCCAGGGCCAGAGCGAGAACCTGAAGACGCGCTCATGCACGGGGAGGACAACCGCGCCCTCCGGTCGGCGGTCGCCCGGTTGCCCGGCCGCTGCCCCGAGCTCATGAGGGCACTTCTTTCGCCCAGAGACCTCACATACCGTGAAATCGCAGGAGAGTTGGGTATCTCACAAGGAAGTTTAGGGCCCGTGCGTTCCCGTTGCCTGGGATGTCTGCGCAGAATGCTCGCGGCAGAGGTTGCGGCTCCTGGCCTTCGGGGAATGGAGCGGTAG
- a CDS encoding MetQ/NlpA family ABC transporter substrate-binding protein, whose product MRKNTKLTALAATATALTLGLTACGSSSDPSSAKADGGKADESKPLVIAASPSPHADILNFVKDKLAAKEGLKLEVKEFTDYVLPNTATEQGQVDGNYFQHKPYLDDFNKKNNTHVAPVVNVHLEPLGLYSKKVKALSDIKAGQTIAVPNDTTNEGRALQLLAANNLITLKEGVGTSAKLSDITDKKGLEFKELEAATVPRALGDVDAAVINGNYAIEADLAPAKDALVLEKAEGNPYANFLAVKDGNQDDPRVQKLAKLLNSDDVKKFIEEKYQGSVVPAFGTPAA is encoded by the coding sequence GTGCGTAAGAACACCAAGCTCACCGCCCTCGCCGCCACCGCCACCGCGCTGACCCTCGGCCTCACCGCCTGCGGCAGCTCCTCGGACCCGTCCTCCGCCAAGGCCGACGGCGGCAAGGCCGACGAGAGCAAGCCGCTCGTCATAGCGGCCTCCCCGAGCCCCCACGCCGACATCCTGAACTTCGTCAAGGACAAGCTCGCGGCGAAGGAAGGCCTCAAGCTGGAGGTCAAGGAGTTCACGGACTACGTCTTGCCCAACACCGCCACCGAGCAGGGCCAGGTCGACGGCAACTACTTCCAGCACAAGCCGTACCTCGACGACTTCAACAAGAAGAACAACACCCACGTCGCCCCCGTCGTGAACGTGCACCTGGAACCCCTCGGCCTCTACTCCAAGAAGGTCAAGGCGCTCTCCGACATCAAGGCCGGCCAGACCATCGCCGTCCCCAACGACACCACCAACGAGGGCCGCGCACTCCAGCTGCTGGCCGCGAACAACCTGATCACCCTCAAGGAGGGCGTCGGCACCAGCGCCAAGCTGTCCGACATCACCGACAAGAAGGGCCTGGAGTTCAAGGAGCTGGAGGCCGCCACCGTCCCGCGCGCCCTGGGCGACGTGGACGCCGCGGTGATCAACGGCAACTACGCCATCGAGGCCGACCTCGCACCCGCCAAGGACGCGCTCGTCCTGGAGAAGGCCGAGGGCAACCCCTACGCCAACTTCCTCGCGGTCAAGGACGGCAACCAGGACGACCCGCGGGTCCAGAAGCTCGCCAAGCTCCTGAACTCCGACGACGTCAAGAAGTTCATCGAGGAGAAGTACCAGGGCTCGGTCGTCCCGGCCTTCGGCACCCCCGCCGCCTGA
- a CDS encoding GNAT family N-acetyltransferase yields MGMSVTISAAVAEDAEQIFKLQYLAFQREAELYGNYLIQPLTQSLDSLKAELAADTVLVARLGDEIVGTVRGSVDEEGTAKIAKLCVHPRLQGHGLGARLLRAVEQALAGPGNTTRFRLHTGHKSESNLRLYRKAGYVKVGGRTASDGVQLVILEKEAKDPTDFTVSA; encoded by the coding sequence ATGGGCATGAGCGTGACCATTTCGGCGGCGGTCGCCGAAGACGCCGAGCAGATCTTCAAACTGCAGTACCTGGCCTTCCAGCGCGAGGCCGAGCTGTACGGCAACTACCTCATCCAGCCGCTCACCCAGTCCCTGGACTCCCTCAAGGCAGAGCTCGCGGCCGACACCGTCCTGGTGGCCCGGCTCGGCGACGAGATCGTCGGCACCGTGCGCGGCAGCGTGGACGAGGAGGGCACCGCCAAGATCGCCAAGCTCTGCGTCCACCCGCGCCTGCAGGGGCACGGACTCGGCGCCCGCCTGCTGCGCGCCGTCGAGCAGGCCCTCGCGGGCCCCGGCAACACCACCCGCTTCCGCCTGCACACGGGCCACAAGAGCGAGTCCAACCTGCGCCTCTACCGCAAGGCCGGATACGTCAAGGTCGGCGGGCGCACGGCGTCCGACGGGGTGCAGCTGGTGATCCTGGAGAAGGAAGCCAAGGACCCGACCGACTTCACGGTCAGCGCCTGA
- a CDS encoding methionine ABC transporter ATP-binding protein — protein sequence MITTSGLTKVYQSRGREVTALDGVDLHVREGEVYGVIGQSGAGKSSLIRCVNLLERPTTGTVHVDGVDLTALAGRGRRAGRELREARSRIGMVFQHFNLLSSRTVQANVELPLEILGVSGRERSRKALELLDLVGLADKAKAYPTQLSGGQKQRVGIARALAGDPKVLLSDEATSALDPETTRSILKLLRDLNEQLGLTVLLITHEMDVVKTVCDSAALMKKGRIVESGTVAELLATPGSELAGELFPVTGAASGPDRTVVDVTFHGEAAAQPVISQLSRTYNVDISILGAAMDTVAGRLIGRMRIELPGRYEDNVVPVGFLREQGLQVDVVDDADGIDGELAELTGLTELTELAKDGAK from the coding sequence GTGATCACCACATCGGGCCTCACGAAGGTCTACCAGTCCCGTGGCCGCGAGGTCACCGCCCTGGACGGCGTCGACCTCCACGTCCGCGAGGGCGAGGTCTACGGAGTCATCGGCCAGAGCGGCGCCGGGAAGTCCTCCCTGATCCGCTGCGTGAACCTGCTGGAGCGCCCCACCACCGGCACCGTGCACGTCGACGGCGTCGACCTCACCGCGCTCGCCGGCCGCGGCCGCCGCGCCGGCCGCGAACTGCGCGAGGCCCGCAGCCGTATCGGCATGGTCTTCCAGCACTTCAACCTGCTGTCCTCGCGCACCGTCCAGGCCAACGTCGAGCTGCCCCTGGAGATCCTCGGCGTCTCCGGCCGCGAGCGCTCCCGCAAGGCCCTGGAACTCCTCGACCTCGTCGGCCTCGCCGACAAGGCCAAGGCCTACCCCACCCAGCTCTCCGGCGGCCAGAAGCAGCGCGTCGGCATCGCCCGCGCCCTGGCCGGCGACCCCAAGGTGCTGCTCTCCGACGAGGCCACCAGCGCCCTCGACCCCGAGACCACCCGCTCCATCCTCAAGCTGCTGCGCGACCTCAACGAGCAGCTCGGCCTCACCGTGCTGCTCATCACCCACGAGATGGACGTCGTCAAGACCGTCTGCGACTCGGCCGCCCTGATGAAGAAGGGCCGGATCGTCGAGTCGGGCACCGTCGCCGAACTGCTCGCCACCCCCGGCTCCGAGCTCGCCGGCGAGCTGTTCCCGGTCACCGGCGCCGCCTCCGGCCCCGACCGCACGGTCGTCGACGTCACCTTCCACGGCGAGGCCGCCGCCCAGCCGGTCATCTCGCAGCTCTCGCGCACCTACAACGTCGACATCTCGATCCTCGGCGCCGCGATGGACACCGTCGCCGGCCGGCTCATCGGCCGCATGCGCATCGAACTGCCCGGCCGCTACGAGGACAACGTCGTGCCGGTGGGCTTCCTGCGCGAGCAGGGCCTCCAGGTCGACGTCGTGGACGACGCCGACGGGATCGACGGCGAACTGGCCGAGCTGACCGGCCTGACCGAACTGACCGAACTGGCCAAGGACGGTGCCAAGTGA
- a CDS encoding methionine ABC transporter permease, giving the protein MTWSEMQPLLTQGTYDTLYMVLWSTLVTVLGGLPIGILLVLTDKGGLLQNQPLNKVLGVIVNIGRSLPFIILLIFLIPVTTAVVGTFIGPTAMIVPLAIGAIPFFARLVETAVREVDHGLIEAVESMGGGIPTLVGKVLLPQALPSLVAGVTTTVITLVGYSAMAGAVGGEGLGSKAITYGFQRFETGFMVATVVVLIVLVTVVQLIGDGVVRLLSRRGRTA; this is encoded by the coding sequence GTGACCTGGTCCGAGATGCAGCCCCTGCTCACCCAGGGCACCTACGACACCCTCTACATGGTGCTGTGGTCCACCCTGGTGACCGTGCTCGGCGGCCTGCCCATCGGCATCCTGCTGGTCCTCACCGACAAGGGCGGCCTCCTGCAGAACCAGCCGCTCAACAAGGTCCTCGGCGTGATCGTGAACATAGGCCGCTCGCTGCCGTTCATCATCCTGCTGATCTTCCTGATCCCGGTCACCACCGCGGTCGTCGGCACGTTCATCGGCCCCACCGCCATGATCGTCCCGCTCGCCATCGGCGCCATCCCCTTCTTCGCCCGGCTCGTCGAGACAGCCGTCCGCGAGGTGGACCACGGCCTGATCGAGGCCGTGGAGTCCATGGGCGGCGGCATCCCGACCCTGGTCGGCAAGGTCCTCCTGCCGCAGGCCCTGCCCTCGCTCGTCGCCGGCGTCACCACCACCGTCATCACCCTCGTCGGCTACTCCGCCATGGCGGGCGCCGTCGGCGGCGAAGGCCTCGGCTCCAAGGCCATCACCTACGGCTTCCAGCGCTTCGAGACCGGCTTCATGGTCGCCACCGTCGTGGTCCTCATCGTCCTCGTCACCGTCGTCCAGCTGATCGGCGACGGCGTCGTACGCCTCCTGTCCCGCCGCGGCCGGACGGCCTGA